The genomic interval GAGGCGCCAACAATCTCACGCGGAGCCGCGGAGACGCGGAGTTCGTCACGAACCTCCGCGACTCCGCGCCTCCGCGTGAATCCCATTAACGGAACAGCCCGCTGTCGCTGAGCCCGTCGAAGATGAACTGCATCGCCAGCGCCGCCAGCAGCACGCCGGAGACGCGCGCGATGACCGCGGCGCCGGTCTTGCGCAGCACCCGCATCAGCCGGTCCGACGCCAGCATCGCCAGGAAGGTCAAAAGGATGATCGCGCCCAGCGCCGCCAGCACGGCGGCGGCGTCCAGCGGTCCATGCGTCTTGCCCATCAGAAGCACCACCGCCGTCATGCTGCCCGGCCCGGCGGTCAGCGGAATGGCGAGCGGGAAGACCGCGACGTCGGTCTCATGGCTCTGCGCCTCGTTCGCC from Rhizomicrobium sp. carries:
- a CDS encoding MarC family protein, which produces MFHLFPTAFATLFVAVGPVEVGSMFLALTAGMAKAERRNTAIVSAIVSAVVLTAFALGGVQLLDLIGVGLPAFRTAGGVLLLMVAADLLLAQHSAISSITPTEANEAQSHETDVAVFPLAIPLTAGPGSMTAVVLLMGKTHGPLDAAAVLAALGAIILLTFLAMLASDRLMRVLRKTGAAVIARVSGVLLAALAMQFIFDGLSDSGLFR